Proteins co-encoded in one Brassica rapa cultivar Chiifu-401-42 chromosome A02, CAAS_Brap_v3.01, whole genome shotgun sequence genomic window:
- the LOC103852233 gene encoding ycf20-like protein isoform X1: MASQIQASRILTPSIIEIDKGRPFMINVFHFHTRINSIKSSFQIRRPNQRIAFALDTGSSVPPPGPGDNGGDRTGLGSTRLGRIAVALGKQLLVKINSARQNFPMKIFLLLLGFYTANALATILGQTGDWDVLVAGIVVAAIEGIGMLMYKKKKKETSSSSSGKKFQSFVVFMNFWKAGVCLGLFVDAFKLGS; this comes from the exons ATGGCATCTCAAATTCAAGCTTCACGCATCTTAACACCATCAATCATCGAAATTGATAAAGGTCGACCCTTTATGATAAATGTGTTCCACTTCCACACAAGGATCAATTCCATCAAAAG cagttttcagattcgaaGACCGAATCAGAGAATAGCGTTTGCGTTAGACACGGGCTCTTCAGTTCCTCCTCCTGGTCCTGGAGACAACGGAGGGGACAGAACAGGTCTAGGTAGCACTAGATTAGGCAGAATCGCGGTTGCGTTAGGCAAACAGCTGCTTGTGAAGATAAACTCGGCGAGACAAAACTTTCCCATGAAGATATTTCTACTGCTTCTTGGTTTCTACACTGCTAATGCATTGGCCACGATTCTTGGCCAAACCGGTGATTGGGACGTGCTGGTTGCGGGTATCGTCGTGGCTGCCATTGAAGGAATCGGTATGCTTatgtataagaagaagaagaaggagacatcttcttcttcttctgggaAGAAGTTTCAGTCTTTTGTTGTGTTTATGAATTTCTGGAAAGCTGGTGTTTGTTTGGGTCTCTTTGTTGATGCTTTCAAGTTGGGTAgctga
- the LOC103852233 gene encoding ycf20-like protein isoform X2 has protein sequence MASQIQASRILTPSIIEIDKGRPFMINVFHFHTRINSIKSFQIRRPNQRIAFALDTGSSVPPPGPGDNGGDRTGLGSTRLGRIAVALGKQLLVKINSARQNFPMKIFLLLLGFYTANALATILGQTGDWDVLVAGIVVAAIEGIGMLMYKKKKKETSSSSSGKKFQSFVVFMNFWKAGVCLGLFVDAFKLGS, from the exons ATGGCATCTCAAATTCAAGCTTCACGCATCTTAACACCATCAATCATCGAAATTGATAAAGGTCGACCCTTTATGATAAATGTGTTCCACTTCCACACAAGGATCAATTCCATCAAAAG ttttcagattcgaaGACCGAATCAGAGAATAGCGTTTGCGTTAGACACGGGCTCTTCAGTTCCTCCTCCTGGTCCTGGAGACAACGGAGGGGACAGAACAGGTCTAGGTAGCACTAGATTAGGCAGAATCGCGGTTGCGTTAGGCAAACAGCTGCTTGTGAAGATAAACTCGGCGAGACAAAACTTTCCCATGAAGATATTTCTACTGCTTCTTGGTTTCTACACTGCTAATGCATTGGCCACGATTCTTGGCCAAACCGGTGATTGGGACGTGCTGGTTGCGGGTATCGTCGTGGCTGCCATTGAAGGAATCGGTATGCTTatgtataagaagaagaagaaggagacatcttcttcttcttctgggaAGAAGTTTCAGTCTTTTGTTGTGTTTATGAATTTCTGGAAAGCTGGTGTTTGTTTGGGTCTCTTTGTTGATGCTTTCAAGTTGGGTAgctga